Proteins from a single region of Callithrix jacchus isolate 240 chromosome 12, calJac240_pri, whole genome shotgun sequence:
- the LOC144578806 gene encoding uncharacterized protein LOC144578806, giving the protein MEAEEALYPGAPGAAPARAQSGPPASKLLRPPGTCPSSHLTCPVPAGPARASGSLPALRPTLPSRAFPARPSGPPAGSGGRCPPRSPRPSLGTHFLNPLQRHGSGMAVGTPAGGGRLRGSGARVVPGWALAARLAPRSGSPARRSQDRSGRRSLLRVRPRASVRAGTPARLFCFRFCFWEGACALPAAPRPAWHTGKCSSSPVLGRRPAGAGRSPTHR; this is encoded by the coding sequence ATGGAGGCGGAGGAGGCTCTCTACCCCGGGGCTCCGGGAGCGGCTCCGGCGCGAGCGCAGAGCGGGCCCCCAGCCTCCAAGCTCCTCCGGCCGCCTGGGACCTGCCCCAGCTCCCACCTCACCTGTCCGGTGCCCGCTGGCCCGGCCCGAGCCTCCGGCTCCCTGCCCGCGCTCCGGCCCACCCTCCCATCCCGTGCTTTCCCCGCACGTCCCTCGGGACCACCGGCCGGGTCAGGGGGCCGCTGCCCGCCCCgcagccccaggcccagcctcgGCACTCACTTTCTGAATCCGCTTCAGCGCCATGGGTCCGGGATGGCGGTGGGGACACCGGCCGGCGGGGGGCGGCTGCGGGGCTCGGGGGCGCGGGTCGTCCCGGGTTGGGCTCTGGCGGCTCGGCTGGCTCCGCGCAGTGGGTCTCCGGCTCGCCGCTCCCAGGATCGCTCCGGGCGCCGGTCCCTGCTCCGTGTGCGCCCGAGAGCGAGTGTGCGGGCGGGGACGCCGGCGAGACTCTTTTGTTTCCGCTTTTGCTTCTGGGAAGGAGCCTGCGCCCTCCCcgccgcgccccgccccgcctGGCACACTGGGAAGTGTAGTTCCAGCCCTGTCCTCGGCCGCAGGCCCGCGGGCGCTGGCAGGTCACCTACTCACCGCTGA